A genomic region of Gossypium hirsutum isolate 1008001.06 chromosome D01, Gossypium_hirsutum_v2.1, whole genome shotgun sequence contains the following coding sequences:
- the LOC107944803 gene encoding kinesin-like protein KIN-12E isoform X1 — MEKGNRQVVVSALQFACTDDVPTNLATAESCSLETLSTLKFAQLVKFIKNNAVVNKDASGDVVAMRLQIQQLKKEVSHLRAFVNGKSENLDNDNLASSIPASPGPFKWECPPGSFSPLSSDKTMSQKKDYEVALVGAFKREREKEAALQALTAENQAAMQLMVWGRLSGEPQRVLLTTNVGIMLLV, encoded by the exons atggagaagggaaaCAGGCAAGTAGTTGTTTCAGCATTGCAATTCGCTTGCACCGACGATGTGCCCACCAATCTCGCCACTGCCgaaag TTGTTCATTGGAGACACTAAGTACATTGAAGTTTGCACAgctggttaaatttattaagaacAAT GCAGTGGTAAATAAAGATGCATCTGGAGATGTTGTTGCTATGAGACTGCAAATTCAACAGCTGAAG AAAGAAGTATCTCATCTACGAGCTTTTGTTAATGGCAAAAGTGAAAATCTGGATAATGATAACTTGGCATCAAGCATTCCAGCATCACCTGGGCCCTTTAAATGGGAATGCCCTCCTGGATCATTCAGTCCACTTTCATCTGATAAAACGATGTCTCAG AAAAAAGATTATGAAGTTGCTCTTGTTGGGGCCTTCAAGAGGGAAAGGGAGAAAGAAGCCGCTTTACAAGCACTGACTGCTGAAAACCAGGCAGCTATGCAGTTG ATGGTATGGGGACGGCTGAGTGGAGAGCCGCAAAGAGTCCTGCTTACTACAAACGTGGGGATTATGCTCCTGGTTTGA
- the LOC107944803 gene encoding kinesin-like protein KIN-12E isoform X2 translates to MEKGNRQVVVSALQFACTDDVPTNLATAESCSLETLSTLKFAQLVKFIKNNAVVNKDASGDVVAMRLQIQQLKKEVSHLRAFVNGKSENLDNDNLASSIPASPGPFKWECPPGSFSPLSSDKTMSQKKDYEVALVGAFKREREKEAALQALTAENQAAMQLSVVFFALYGDGAANQRAVV, encoded by the exons atggagaagggaaaCAGGCAAGTAGTTGTTTCAGCATTGCAATTCGCTTGCACCGACGATGTGCCCACCAATCTCGCCACTGCCgaaag TTGTTCATTGGAGACACTAAGTACATTGAAGTTTGCACAgctggttaaatttattaagaacAAT GCAGTGGTAAATAAAGATGCATCTGGAGATGTTGTTGCTATGAGACTGCAAATTCAACAGCTGAAG AAAGAAGTATCTCATCTACGAGCTTTTGTTAATGGCAAAAGTGAAAATCTGGATAATGATAACTTGGCATCAAGCATTCCAGCATCACCTGGGCCCTTTAAATGGGAATGCCCTCCTGGATCATTCAGTCCACTTTCATCTGATAAAACGATGTCTCAG AAAAAAGATTATGAAGTTGCTCTTGTTGGGGCCTTCAAGAGGGAAAGGGAGAAAGAAGCCGCTTTACAAGCACTGACTGCTGAAAACCAGGCAGCTATGCAGTTG AGTGTTGTATTCTTTGCTTTATATGGTGATGGGGCTGCTAATCAAAGGGCAGTTGTTTGA